CTTCAGTCCCAAAATAGCAAGGTTTTGAGTATCAAATGGAGTTAGATTTAACTTCAAAATTGACGAGATAAATTCTATTTACGTACAAGAATTTGTTAATTACACTCAACAACGTGTTGGATATAAGACAATTTTCTTCAATTACAATTTACGCAGTACTCTTCTAACCTTTCTACAGCTGGTTATGACAGCAGTTTACTAACAAGAGCTATTCCTGCAAGTTAACATAGCACAATACTACATTTCAGAGACCAGTTAGGGTTATTATAGAATCAATCAATTACAGGATACAAGATACACTTCAATTTGTGTGATCAAAAGGACTAACTTTTAACATCTAGATTTCTACATGTTCGTCCATGTTGGGATAAAATCTGTCAACTACCATTGAAGTTTGTAATAAATAGTACAAACAGAGTTACGTTTGTATTAGATTTATCACAAGTCTTTTTCTATTTCAAGTTGATAGACAATGGGTTCAAGGGTTAACCTAAAAACTGGAAATtgtatcatcatcttctttgAAATGGGATAACAAATTTTATTATCATCTCTTTTCCACCATATTCAATGCATGCTTATCAGTTTAGCATCTGTTCTTGGTAATTGCAGTAGATTGGTATGGCAGAAGTTGACAAGAGTACTTCTGCTAATGGGATACAAGAAAATCCACATCTTGAAGAAACACAAGAACATGTAGATGCTCAAGTCACTAAAGGTGGTGAAAATAGATGGCCTGGATGGCCTGGAGAGAGTGTTTTTAGAATATTGGTTCCTGCACAAAAAGTGGGAAGTATTATTGGACGAAAAGGCGAATTCATCAAGAAAATGTGTGAGGAGACAGGGGCCCGCATCAAGATTCTTGATGCTCCACCAGGAAAAACAACAGAAAGAGCTGTAAGTTTCTTTTCCATAAGACCATAACTATTTCTTGTAGAAATGTTAGGTGTTCGTTCATGTTCATGATGTGTATGTAATCTATTGATTGATTGTGTTATATAAAAGGTGATGATATCTGGAAAGGAAGAACCTGATGCTTCTCTTCCCCCTGCTGTAGATGGTCTTCTTAGGGTTCATAAACGCACAGTGGATGGTTTAGATTCTGAATCTTTTCCTGTTCCTGTTCCACCAGGGTTCATAAAGGTCTCCACAAGGCTGCTTGTGCCAGCTGTACAAGCAGGAAGCTTGATTGGAAAACAAGGAGCAACAGTAAAATCTATCCAAGAAGCATCCTCTTGTATTGTTAGAGTTCTTGGTACTACTTCTCGGCTTTTTCCATTTTTTTGATGTTTTACATTTTGGTTAAATGTGTATTTTGATGTTATGTCAACTTTGGAAACTGTTATTGCAGAAGATTTACCAAGTTTTGCTCTTCAAGATGATAGAATTGTTGAGgtagttgggaaacctggtgggATACACAAGGCAGTTGAATTAATCGCTTCTCATTTGAGAAAATTCTTGGTTGACCGAAGTGTTATTTCGTTATTTGAAGTGCAAGTAAGTCTTTTATATTTATCTTGATTGCAGAAAACTAAGTTCCCTAAGGCCATATTTGTTACATATAACAGAACAGGTTATACTGTGTTTGACATGCAATGTACCAGGACTGTGACATATGTCAACGGGACAAAAATTGCAACTTTTTGTCCCAACCAAAAAGGTGGGACAGGGACTCACTCTCGATCTCTTGTCTGTGtaaaagacgtaaatacccttCTCATTCTCATCATGGAAAATATCTTACAAAGCTTGTCCTGTATAGTGTCAGAAACGCAGCCGTAG
The genomic region above belongs to Lactuca sativa cultivar Salinas chromosome 4, Lsat_Salinas_v11, whole genome shotgun sequence and contains:
- the LOC111901050 gene encoding flowering locus K homology domain isoform X2 — protein: MAEVDKSTSANGIQENPHLEETQEHVDAQVTKGGENRWPGWPGESVFRILVPAQKVGSIIGRKGEFIKKMCEETGARIKILDAPPGKTTERAVMISGKEEPDASLPPAVDGLLRVHKRTVDGLDSESFPVPVPPGFIKVSTRLLVPAVQAGSLIGKQGATVKSIQEASSCIVRVLEDLPSFALQDDRIVEVVGKPGGIHKAVELIASHLRKFLVDRSVISLFEVQMQAPKPQMEQQIPPPESWGPPPHFMAPPRQIDTYYSPPEIQPHQGISAYGREAHVAMQATTTAPSVITQVTQQMQIPLSYADAVIGTAGSNISYIRRASSATISVQETKGVPGEMTVEVNGTASQVQTAQQLIQNFMADAAATTAAPPPQPPPQIQTSTSEQGYNPYAAHATMYASPPTTSYGGQTGGYGSIYGANYGY